From Pseudoalteromonas sp. R3, one genomic window encodes:
- a CDS encoding methyltransferase — protein MQKLTNPSLLLLRNEEELTGQHILVINHQRDSFLSELKQLNPQANINAFSYDFANHLASDSLADIDSHVSHTLPALDDLDLIIYYYPKSKPEAQMMFDNIRALCSEKTRLLVVGENKGGVKSAEKQLQDKCEAHYKLDSAKHCILYEFAQLQPATNFDIASYQQTFTVTVAGQQFEAVSVPGVFNHGKLDIGTKLLLENLELPARGNMLDFGCGAGIIATFVLNQSPKIRFSCLDVNALALYACEQTLRLNGHEAELVLSDGLKQLTGRFDAIISNPPFHTGIKTDYDIAEGFINGATSHMKKGAQLHIVANSFLKYPPLIEARFGYCDTQIKNTKFAVYRATLS, from the coding sequence ATGCAAAAATTAACCAACCCCAGCTTATTGCTGCTGCGCAACGAAGAAGAGCTGACAGGCCAGCATATTTTGGTGATCAACCATCAGCGTGATAGCTTTCTATCTGAGCTGAAGCAATTAAATCCACAGGCAAACATCAATGCATTTAGTTATGACTTTGCCAATCACCTGGCTTCTGATTCGCTCGCAGATATTGACAGCCATGTGTCACACACCTTGCCAGCGCTCGATGATTTAGACCTAATCATTTATTACTATCCAAAGTCTAAGCCAGAAGCACAAATGATGTTCGACAATATTCGCGCACTGTGCTCTGAAAAGACCCGTTTACTGGTGGTTGGAGAAAATAAAGGCGGTGTTAAGTCGGCAGAAAAGCAGCTGCAAGATAAATGCGAAGCACATTACAAGCTCGATAGTGCCAAGCATTGTATTTTGTACGAGTTCGCCCAGCTGCAACCTGCGACAAATTTTGACATTGCCAGCTACCAACAAACCTTTACCGTTACGGTTGCTGGGCAACAGTTTGAAGCTGTCAGTGTCCCCGGCGTGTTTAATCATGGCAAGCTGGATATCGGGACTAAATTACTGCTGGAAAACCTTGAGTTGCCCGCCCGCGGTAACATGCTCGACTTTGGCTGTGGTGCAGGGATCATTGCCACCTTTGTACTCAATCAGTCTCCAAAAATTCGCTTCAGCTGCCTGGATGTCAATGCATTAGCCTTATATGCCTGCGAACAAACTTTGCGCTTGAATGGTCATGAGGCTGAACTGGTGCTCAGCGATGGCCTTAAACAATTAACAGGTCGCTTTGATGCCATTATCAGTAATCCGCCTTTTCATACCGGTATTAAAACCGATTATGATATAGCAGAAGGGTTTATCAACGGCGCTACCTCGCATATGAAAAAAGGCGCTCAGCTACATATTGTTGCTAATAGCTTCTTAAAGTACCCTCCACTTATAGAAGCACGTTTTGGGTATTGTGACACACAAATAAAGAACACCAAATTTGCTGTCTATCGCGCTACCCTGAGCTGA
- a CDS encoding ATP-binding protein, with product MGKYATKTSIRKVLISAVMLVTALSLSLSISISTYLDVKKQKQLIINKLEMIAEIIAFNAQVTLIFDDRKTEEKRLKSFDKVDLVKNIHIYAIDDVTNRPVFFTSYNASKTPPVPLKVNQIEELRTPKISEDYIELILPVEYEGNIEGYVYLRGGLEHLAEYINRKILVDIALTLFVLVLVMFVARGIQKRIATPIESLSLLLQDVSKNHNYATRAEKSDIEEINILANNLNIMLTRTQNQLERHQADKQEIKQLNQSLEEKVNQRTIALREANQELLNTLERMHQYQNQIVENEKMASLGQMVAGVAHEVNTPIGLGVTGSTLLRDKLSDIEIAFQQKTLTSKQLERFIKEGIENLDLIYRNLNRAADLISSFKKVAVSQDIEINSDVNITKLLNAVMGAMRTELDLKAPQIHIDCPADLTIRSKSGLLQQVFEQLFSNSLVHGFESNENNEIAIKVNREDPQLTIVYSDNGVGVPNAIKKRIFDPFVTTRRGEGGSGLGMHLVYNLVTQALGGSITLQEDYKSGTQFVISLPLKGGTQ from the coding sequence ATGGGTAAATACGCAACAAAAACAAGTATAAGAAAAGTGCTGATCAGTGCCGTCATGCTAGTTACGGCGCTGTCTTTGTCCCTGTCTATCTCAATTTCGACTTATCTCGACGTTAAAAAACAAAAGCAGCTGATCATCAACAAATTGGAAATGATCGCCGAGATCATTGCGTTTAACGCCCAGGTAACACTCATATTTGATGACAGAAAGACCGAAGAAAAGCGCCTGAAATCGTTTGATAAAGTAGATTTAGTCAAGAACATTCACATCTATGCGATCGATGATGTAACGAACAGGCCCGTTTTTTTCACCAGCTATAACGCCAGTAAAACACCTCCCGTGCCGCTCAAAGTCAATCAGATAGAGGAACTCAGAACACCAAAAATATCTGAAGACTACATAGAGCTTATTCTGCCCGTCGAGTACGAAGGTAATATTGAAGGGTATGTTTATCTGCGTGGCGGCCTTGAGCACCTGGCCGAATACATTAACAGAAAAATTCTGGTCGACATCGCATTGACCCTGTTTGTACTTGTGCTGGTGATGTTTGTTGCACGAGGGATCCAAAAACGGATCGCCACACCTATCGAATCTCTCTCACTCTTGTTACAGGACGTTTCAAAGAATCATAACTATGCTACTCGGGCCGAAAAAAGCGATATAGAAGAAATTAATATTCTGGCGAACAACCTCAATATCATGCTTACCAGGACGCAAAACCAGCTTGAACGCCACCAAGCTGACAAGCAGGAAATAAAGCAGCTTAACCAAAGTCTGGAAGAAAAAGTAAACCAGCGAACGATAGCACTGAGAGAAGCAAACCAGGAACTGCTCAACACCCTGGAGCGTATGCACCAGTATCAGAATCAAATTGTTGAAAATGAAAAAATGGCGTCCCTTGGGCAAATGGTTGCAGGCGTTGCGCATGAAGTTAACACTCCTATTGGTCTGGGTGTAACAGGCTCGACATTGCTACGCGATAAGCTCAGTGATATAGAAATCGCCTTTCAACAAAAAACATTGACCTCTAAGCAGCTGGAACGCTTCATTAAAGAAGGGATTGAGAATTTAGATCTCATCTATCGTAACCTCAACAGAGCGGCCGATCTTATTTCCAGCTTTAAGAAAGTGGCTGTTAGCCAGGATATTGAGATCAATTCAGACGTTAACATCACTAAGCTTCTCAATGCAGTAATGGGGGCGATGCGCACTGAGCTGGATCTTAAGGCACCACAGATACATATTGACTGTCCTGCCGATCTCACAATCAGAAGTAAATCTGGCTTACTACAACAGGTGTTTGAACAATTGTTTTCAAATTCTCTGGTGCACGGTTTTGAGAGTAACGAAAATAACGAAATTGCTATAAAAGTGAACCGTGAAGACCCGCAATTAACGATTGTATACAGCGATAATGGAGTGGGTGTGCCTAATGCGATTAAGAAGCGTATTTTTGATCCATTTGTTACAACACGACGAGGAGAAGGTGGTAGTGGTCTGGGTATGCATCTGGTGTATAACCTGGTTACTCAGGCACTGGGGGGAAGCATAACATTACAAGAAGATTA